The genomic DNA ACTCATCCCATCCCAGTTCTATCCCATCAAAATAAATTGAGTAAAACCAGTTTCTGTTTCTCATTTCATTGTTGTCTTTATCTAATCTCTGCTTCTCCTGATTGAGTCGCCACTTTTTCCCCCATCTTGAAATGAATgacaaaaaagggaaaaaccaaacaaacttAGCACCACTATCAGGTTTCATGACTCAGAaatatcaggagaaactggtccatgcttttatctccagcagactggactattgtaatggtcttcatcaaacatctacagctgcttcagaacgctgcagctcaggtcttaaccagaacaaagaggtcagaacacattagtccagttttaaagtctttacactggctcccagtcagcctcagaagagactttaaagttctgctgctggtgtataaatctgtgaatgggtttggtccagaatacatcagtgagatgttagtcatgtatgaacccagcaggtctctcagatctatgtacacaggtcagatagtggagcccagagctcacagcaaacatggtgacatgggatgtcccgatacaactttttcctttccgatatgataccgatattgcagccctGCGTATCGGCTGACACCACTATTGATCTGAcaaaatatcagcatgaatcatacatgctttttttttttttaaataaaaaaattataattcctTATTTTGGAGTGTGGAATgctagaaaaggtttgatcaagtgatgttactcaaacagagaacaatagtcagcaacagtaggtatgaggaaaaactgacccatttattattaaccttttttttaaccttcaacataatatctacagtattctacaattgaaaaaaataaattaaaaatgaattaaaaaaattaaatttcaatccaatatccgatattcattttctggctgatatcggaccaatatccaataTCGATATCAGATCGGGTCACCGCTAATGGTGACACTGCTTTTAGtttgccagcagagctgaagtcagcatccaatgtgaacattttaaatcaaagttaaaggaactcttTTTCTCGACTGTGtttgactgagagggagattttcaaTCATGTTGCTGTTGATTCAaatttttttactgctgattttaaatgttttttgctgctgattttaatgatcttattgatttttaagctgttgaatgttttctgtttaatGTTAAGCTCATAACAAGTCGTGTTTGTAGAGAAAATGTTGAACTTGAGctttaacaccagatttaaaaggcacagttttgcatttacacaGGAATGCAACAGATTGGTTTGCTCAGGGGTttactgcaacctgcggctcaggagccacatgtggctctttgactgttttgcaatggctccctatagctttaaaaaatattttatatgtatttttttttttacaaagattattaatgattattgacaaataCAATCACGATAACAATATTAATCTCCAGTGTTATATAGTTTAatatgatatttttttcatttcatattatctaaatgtttttgtttatttattatttccatatgtTACTTGTAAACATATTATTTTAGGTAATATTGTATTCAATTTGGCCCTGATAATAAAAGGGTACTATAGTTTGACAAAGTTTATgcggtttctttttttttaaagtaccggTTTAAGCACCGTTTAAGTACTGGAaccgtttaaaaaaataccGAGTAGGCACTGGTATCGGAAAAAACTcaaccgatacccaaccctagtcaTGAGGTGGGTATCGCTTCTCCTCACCCCATTAGCTGAGACTCGGCCACATCCCAAAACTAGACGCACGAGtgaaaaatcggctcaaaatggggaaaaatcgcacagtgtacgCCCGCCTTAACCACCaattcaaaacacacacacctgaaagGGCAACAAGGTGTTGCTGTTGCTGTCCGTAGGAAACACGTTCTCCTCCAGCCAGGACTTAGGCCCCATCGATCCTGCAGAGCGAGGGAATTTTGGGGGTGCGATGACATTGCTGGAGAAGGGCTTCTTCAGGGGGGAGACTGACCCAGGCATGCCCATGCCGTTCCCTCTGCGGTGCTCCCGGGCCCAGGACATCCCACCGGAGCCCCAGCCGTTACCCTGGTGACTACCCCAGGGAGATGGCTTCACCATGGGCTGTGGACGCATCAAGGAcagagaacatttttttttagcccaACAGATTCATTGTATTCACTAATCTTTACTTTCATCCTTTCTTTTTCCTCCTGTAGCCACTGCTGGGGCTCGATCTGCTTCTGTGACGAGTACGTCGATAAGCAGATTTAGGGCTTTAACACTAATACTCAGCATTCCGAGTGCAGCAATACCAACACTGTAACTTACACACACGCTCCCTCTCTCAACCCGAACCTTGTGTCGCCTCTTAAGCAGTGAACACTGAATTACATTGTGCCTGAGAATGGAACATCTCATTTAAGCTCACGaaaacagctaaaaaaaattaaaaatctccACATATTTGACCATTTAGtaacataaaaattaaaaaccctCTTACTTCAGATTGTATCTGCTTTCATGAAAATATAACTCCATAAAGATCACATTAAAGACAAGGGGTTAAAGGTCATTGAATCTCCGCAGAGGCACACCCAGTTGTGCACACACTCAGGCACAACGCCCAGTGTGCAAATCACATGAGAAACCTGAGGCTACAGGCTGCTTACACATAAGCCCTGGCCACTGGATGAGTGGAACATTCATGTAAGCTGCATCTCCTTAGGGTCCTCCTGACTGAACGCCACTGTCACACCACCCTCAGATAAACTGGAGTCTTTCAGCACACCTAGATTTGTAATGCTGATTTAGGGAAGGTTGTGAGCCTTTGTATttagcacagagagagagagagagagagagagagagagagagagagagagagagagagagagagagagagagagagagagagagagagagagagagagaggggcaACAGACAGGGTTGGGTCTGTGGCCCATGTGACTGCATCCCACTGCCAGCTTCCAGGAGAACAACAGCTAGATTCAGTGATGCTCCCTCCCTCCCTGGGCTTCCACAATAAAGACTGATgcatttgaattatttatttatttatttattattattccttaAAAACATGTTCAACCACACAACTTTAAGTGTGCAAATCATCTATGGGTGAACCATTGGGCCTTCACGTTGACATAGTATTTGTTTTCTAATGGGTCTACCTTTGCTATGATGATGATGTGCAGCAGCTCACCTGGTGTTGGTTGTAGTTGTTCCTCTGCTGCAGGAAGGCGCCCTGATGCGGGTGCATCTGAGGGCTGACGGGGGACCGGCGGCTCTGCTGCGGAGGGACGTTGATCTGCGGTGAGAAAGCACCGCTGAAGCCCTGCACGTTAATCCCGGCGCACGGATTAGCCGACACCGGTGAGAAGCTCTGGAAGAAGGCCGGGTTGATGGAGGAGGGAACACCTGGGTAGAAACTGCTGTCGGAGTCTGCGTTGAGCATCTGGTTTATGGGATGGAGCGGGTTGATGGAGgtgggtggaggaggagggggaggagaggAGCTGGTCTGGACGGACCACGGTGTGCCGAAGCCGGGCAGGGAGGGAGAGGACGCCCCGCCGCTGTGGAGGTCCTGGACGGGGAGGTTCTGGAAAGCGGCCCCCAGACCTCCGGACAACACGGTGCTGCTGCCATGGCCGTTACTGATGTGATGGGTGATGGGGGAGTCCATTTGGACCGAGGTTAGACTGACAGAAGATGGCGATGCGACACCGGTATGAAGCTCTTCCAGCGGGGAGCGGTGCTGGGTGAAGGGCAGGTGACTGAAGGCCGGGGGCGGCTGTGGGAGCTGGGGAGGGTTCTGGTCGGGCTGAAGGTCACAGACGGGCTGCGTAGGACAGAAACGCTGTGGATCGAACCCAGGGAAAGAGACCTCTGGGTTTAGGCTGTAATCCTCCGTGAAGGAGCTGGGAGAGCTGTCGATGTCTTCGCTCCGGTCGGGTTTAGCAGCCGTACCGGCCTTGTCCTCGGTGGGTGTCGGTGGGAGTGCGGTGGTCACCCCCACAGGCTCATCCTGCATGTTGTGCTGATGCGCAGCAGCTGACAGGAACAGACGCTGCTGAAGGGCGAAGCACGGAAACACCGGGCGTTCGATCTGCACATTAACCGCTTCTATGTAGGTCTAATAGCGGACAGAGCAGGGCTACGTCTGTAACACCGGGCTGGCTGAGAGGAGGGGGTCCGGcctgcgcacacacactcacggcTCGTCCTGCTCCTGCTCTGCCGTTCCTCCCTCGGTGTTATTATCATCTATGTCTAAAGAGCCGACCTGATGCGGCCTGTGCGGTCCATTCCCGTCCGACCGAGCTCCCCCTCCTCCGGTTACCGGCTGCACTGCTGCAGCAGAGGATTAAAGATCTCTGACCGAATCCACGTCACGACCGCATCACGCCTCTGTGCGCGCGCCCGCCTCGAGCCACAGCCGCAAAGAGCACCGCATTGTTTACGTCACTTCTTCATTATTCATAAAGTGCAGTGggtcgcgcacacacacacacacacacacacacacacacacacacacacacacacacacacacacacacacacacacacacacacacacacacacacacacacgcacatcacATTCTATTTATAATATAATCAATGTTATCTGATAATCTCATAATAAGCAACAGCTTATATCCATCTATACAGTATAATTCTCAGTGTACAGACCATTACTGTGTCAAATAGAGCTTCTGAGAAAGCTGACCATTGTTGGATTAACTGAAACTCCCAAAAAAGTCCTAAGATCACACCCTAAATGCTGAATGCAAAGAACAGGTCAGTCAAGTCTTCTGTTTGGCTTTACAGTACAGAGCCAGCATGAactgtatttttaaaacaagCTAAACTACTTTCACTTTTGTCTAATAATCTGATCTAACAATggtaaaataatacataaaccAAAACTAGGGCTGAATGACTTTGTAAAAGAATCTAATAGCAttttccctcaatattgtgaaggcctcttgtcatgtatttttcaatgaacacaagcaataaatcaatctgtttcatataATAAACAAGTTCAGatttgtttaaactttaaataaatataaaatatacattttaaagcacaaattataacaataaagcaaacaaatctgtggctttacctcttcaacttatctaactaacttcatgtttcatgaaacatgtaaacatgtggactgcacttcttaaacactctctgaactaaacaggacagtctataaataaatcaaataaacagatatATCCAGTCAGTAAAATCACACATACTAAAGTACAGGAAAAGTAAGGAGAACTAATATCTGCTTTAACCAATTAGacgttttttttatgtaaatcaaCTCCCAACAAActtaaaatacattacaaaagaaaaaagaaaaaaatttgcagcctttgcgattagaaaatcgcattttatgatattgcaATATCGCAAACGCAATTAACCATTCAGCCTTAACCAAAACCACAAATAGGActtaat from Gouania willdenowi chromosome 4, fGouWil2.1, whole genome shotgun sequence includes the following:
- the cpeb2 gene encoding cytoplasmic polyadenylation element-binding protein 2 isoform X2, coding for MQDEPVGVTTALPPTPTEDKAGTAAKPDRSEDIDSSPSSFTEDYSLNPEVSFPGFDPQRFCPTQPVCDLQPDQNPPQLPQPPPAFSHLPFTQHRSPLEELHTGVASPSSVSLTSVQMDSPITHHISNGHGSSTVLSGGLGAAFQNLPVQDLHSGGASSPSLPGFGTPWSVQTSSSPPPPPPPTSINPLHPINQMLNADSDSSFYPGVPSSINPAFFQSFSPVSANPCAGINVQGFSGAFSPQINVPPQQSRRSPVSPQMHPHQGAFLQQRNNYNQHQPMVKPSPWGSHQGNGWGSGGMSWAREHRRGNGMGMPGSVSPLKKPFSSNVIAPPKFPRSAGSMGPKSWLEENVFPTDSNSNTLLPFQERSRMYDSLNMHSLESSLIDIMRAEQDPMKGRSSLFPIDDNLLDDGHVSQGVLGSPNCYPHQNGERIERFSRKVFVGGLPPDIDEDEITSSFRRFGHLVVDWPHKAESKSYFPPKGYAFLLFQEETSVQALIEACMEEDGKLYLCVSSPTIKDKPVQIRPWNLSDSDFVMDGSQPLDPRKTIFVGGVPRPLRAIELAMIMDRLYGGVCYAGIDTDPELKYPKGAGRVAFSNQQSYIAAISARFVQLQHGDIDKRVEVKPYVLDDQLCDECQGARCGGKFAPFFCANVTCLQYYCEFCWANIHSRAGREFHKPLVKEGADRPRQIHFRWN
- the cpeb2 gene encoding cytoplasmic polyadenylation element-binding protein 2 isoform X1; this encodes MQDEPVGVTTALPPTPTEDKAGTAAKPDRSEDIDSSPSSFTEDYSLNPEVSFPGFDPQRFCPTQPVCDLQPDQNPPQLPQPPPAFSHLPFTQHRSPLEELHTGVASPSSVSLTSVQMDSPITHHISNGHGSSTVLSGGLGAAFQNLPVQDLHSGGASSPSLPGFGTPWSVQTSSSPPPPPPPTSINPLHPINQMLNADSDSSFYPGVPSSINPAFFQSFSPVSANPCAGINVQGFSGAFSPQINVPPQQSRRSPVSPQMHPHQGAFLQQRNNYNQHQPMVKPSPWGSHQGNGWGSGGMSWAREHRRGNGMGMPGSVSPLKKPFSSNVIAPPKFPRSAGSMGPKSWLEENVFPTDSNSNTLLPFQERSRMYDSLNMHSLESSLIDIMRAEQDPMKARSFGRRRGRSSLFPIDDNLLDDGHVSQGVLGSPNCYPHQNGERIERFSRKVFVGGLPPDIDEDEITSSFRRFGHLVVDWPHKAESKSYFPPKGYAFLLFQEETSVQALIEACMEEDGKLYLCVSSPTIKDKPVQIRPWNLSDSDFVMDGSQPLDPRKTIFVGGVPRPLRAIELAMIMDRLYGGVCYAGIDTDPELKYPKGAGRVAFSNQQSYIAAISARFVQLQHGDIDKRVEVKPYVLDDQLCDECQGARCGGKFAPFFCANVTCLQYYCEFCWANIHSRAGREFHKPLVKEGADRPRQIHFRWN